The proteins below are encoded in one region of Juglans microcarpa x Juglans regia isolate MS1-56 chromosome 4D, Jm3101_v1.0, whole genome shotgun sequence:
- the LOC121259236 gene encoding disease resistance protein Roq1-like, translated as MMNILGIGLDDVRFIGIHGMAGVGKTTLAKVIYDRISHQFEASSFIACIREETRNRGLVSLQKQLLSKIFMERTINIWDDREGMNMIRNRLCYKKVFLVLVDVEIEEHLTTLAGSHDWFGPRSRIILTSRDNHLLKRHGVNDIYRVSELNNDEALQLFSLAAFKKPYPRENYVDLSKGFVKYAQGLPLALKVLGSSLFGRGTNAWKGAWDQLKANPNKEILDILQVGFDGLEDLQKKLFLDIACFFNGELLDNILMDILESFGYYPYLNIDILMERSLITISSKKLMMHDLLQKMGQEIIYDESPEEPGRHSRLWHYKDVLHVLKNNTGTDVIEGIVLNLPNQNEERFHVRTFSKMKKLRILKIRNTSFVNISFSNLYHKLLNLHWHSGDPLRFMPTHRLRVLEWSEYPSKSLSNSFQPDNLIELRFPCSHIKQLWKGIKSFGSLKRFDLSGSQNLLETPNFTGVPSLETLDLEGCTSLSKVHKSIGVLKRLR; from the exons ATGATGAACATACTTGGTATTGGATTGGATGATGTTCGCTTTATAGGAATTCATGGTATGGCTGGAGTGGGTAAGACAACTTTGGCAAAAGTCATTTATGATAGAATATCTCACCAATTTGAAGCTAGCAGCTTTATTGCCTGTATTAGAGAAGAAACTAGAAATCGTGGTTTAGTTTCTTTACAAAAACAACTTCTTTCTAAGATCTTCATGGAAAGGACAATAAACATATGGGACGATCGTGAGGGAATGAATATGATACGGAATAGACTAtgttataaaaaagtatttttagtcCTTGTTGATGTGGAGATAGAAGAACATCTAACAACATTAGCAGGGAGCCATGATTGGTTTGGTCCAAGGAGTAGAATCATTTTAACGAGCAGAGATAACCATTTATTGAAAAGACATGGAGTGAATGATATCTATAGGGTTAGTGAGTTGAATAATGATGAAGCATTGCAGCTCTTTAGTTTGGCAgctttcaagaaaccttatccTAGAGAAAATTATGTTGATTTATCCAAAGGCTTTGTGAAATATGCTCAAGGCCTTCCTTTAGCTCTTAAAGTTTTAGGGTCCTCCTTGTTTGGTAGAGGAACAAATGCATGGAAAGGTGCTTGGGATCAGCTGAAAGCAAATcctaataaagaaattttagatATACTTCAAGTAGGTTTTGATGGATTGGAGGATTTGCAAAAGAAACTATTTTTAGATATTGCTTGTTTTTTCAATGGAGAGCTTTTAGATAACATTTTAATGGATATATTAGAAAGTTTTGGTTATTACCCATACCTCAATATTGATATTCTCATGGAGAGAAGTCTTATaaccatctcatctaaaaaGTTGATGATGCATGATCTGCTACAAAAAATGGGtcaagaaataatttatgatgAATCCCCCGAAGAGCCTGGCCGGCATAGTAGATTGTGGCATTATAAGGATGTCCTTCACGTGTTGAAGAATAATACT GGAACTGACGTGATTGAAGGCATAGTGCTAAACTTACCTAATCAAAATGAGGAACGATTCCATGTTAGAACCTTctcaaagatgaagaaattgaGAATACTTAAAATTCGCAACACAAGTTTTGTCAACATAAGTTTTTCTAATCTCTACCATAAGTTATTGAATCTGCATTGGCACAGTGGCGACCCTTTAAGATTCATGCCAACACATAGGTTACGGGTGCTAGAATGGTCTGAATATCCTTCAAAATCCTTGTCAAACAGCTTTCAACCAGACAATCTTATTGAACTTAGATTTCCATGCAGTCACATCAAGCAACTATGGAAGGGAATTAAA AGTTTTGGGAGTTTGAAACGCTTTGATCTTAGCGGCTCTCAAAACTTGTTGGAGACACCAAACTTCACCGGAGTCCCAAGTCTTGAGACACTTGACCTTGAAGGTTGTACAAGTTTATCTAAGGTCCACAAATCTATTGGTGTTCTCAAACGGCTTAGATGA